ATAAAGAAGGTATGGGGGATAAGAGCATGTCCAACAGTGGTGAAGAGCACAGCTGTAAAGAAATATTTACCAACAAAGCTGTACTGGTGGTTTTTGCAAACACTCCTGCTAACCTTAAAGGACATCCCAACCTCATCCAGACAGTCGAGTCTTCTAAGTATGTGATGACCCCAATGCCTAGTATAAGGAAGGGTAGAAGTGTAAAGAATTCAATATTCAGGGCCAACTTTCCCATTAAACCTATTGAAGATGGGAGACCTCTGTGCAGAAGAGTAGACATGATGGTGGACTTCCAACAGTATGGATGGGAAGAGCAGGTTGTCTATCCTAAGAAATTCAATGCATACAGATGTGAAGGAGCTTGTCCCATTCCCCTGAGAGAGATCTTCAAGCCAACAAATCATGCTTATATTAAGGTAATTACTACTTtcctgtaattaaaaaaaatgatgtaTTGTATTAATTTTATCATATTTAATGGTACAGAATAGTTTCTCCATAAAataatttaatatattttttacacttctTTTTAGAGTTTGATCCAGTACTACAATTCAGACAGCGAAGTTTGTTCCTCATGTGTTCCTGTGAAGATGGGTCCATTATCCATGCTGATGTACGATGAAGGAAAGGTGGTTAAGAGAAACCATGAAGACATAATTGTTGAAGAATGTGGATGTCACTGAGACAACATAGAAAAACTTACATATGTGATATCTGGACATAGCTGTTATAATTCAAACCTGTTCTAACCTGTAATGGACCTATAGAAGAACTTCCCTGCATCCTTATAAATAGGTATAAGAGATGAGTGAAGCACTGGCTAGCAGGGATTTGACCAGAGGGGGCACAGACATTGTGAGACTGGAGTCTAAGGGGGCTTAAAAGGCACTTTTTGCAAATTATGAGAAGACCAAAACTCTTCAAGATGTATGATTGTTTGGGGCAGTATGAAAGATTTTTCTGAAACTAAACCTGAAGAGGTTGTGCCAGAATATCAAGGTAtccctctatccacaggatatgtgtCAACTTGCTGATCGGTCGTGATCTCACCGCTAAGACCCTTGCCAATCTGGTGAATGGAACTCCcatgtcctgctctcctgtcactgtggaggttgcttttttttctctccaccaTGATGTcccactctgaatggagcgctgactaaGCATGTGcggtcagcgctccatttatttcaatgggattgatGGAAGTATCCTGAGCGGATTTTTCCGCTCTGGTACTTTGTGGTCATATTGAAAGTgaagcactccattcagtctcctcctcattgcttggggtgcagtaacccacagtgaggagaatgggggacatgggacccccatcaatcagcaatTTTTCCCCTATCCTCCAGATAGGGTATAATTTGCTATTCTGGTGCAATCCCTTTAAAGcatatatgtgcttttttttagtattttagtCATCCAAgataatatgtgtgtatatatatattttgtagtaAGTAATAAAATTACCGTTGTAATTCTCTCTCGTGTGGTTTTCTAAAGTGGTGACATGGCATTCTAGAGAGGGGGAGATGATCTAGAGAGTTGGCTGAGTGAATTCTTGCATCTCTCTCTGTTGTATTTTATGGGAGCTGCTTTGTAACGCCCATAAATGACAATGAAGATACCAACCTGCATACAAGGCTAACTCTTCAACTCCTCTCTTCTTCGCTAGTATGGTGAATGAGGAAATGGTGGAACCATCATTCTCCTCAGATGTGATTCCAGAAGTGGAATCCCTACCTATCACACATTCATATGTTAATATTCCATACATGTCTCAGGAAGGAGTAAACTTTTCAGTTTTACTTTGGTACAGTCTGAAAATATAGCCCTTAGACTAAGAAACATTGATCACCCGTGGTACAGGATGGTATAGCAACGTGTCTGTGTTTTTTGGTAGTTAAGTTATAGTGAATGGGAGTAAATAGACAAAAATGTCTACAGACCAAATGTGCACATATACCCTCCACAACTGTTGGCCAAACAATCATTTGACCACAGCTGTTTTCCCTGGCTCCCCAATACACATGAATGCATTCctttgtttagggaggtaagaTGGAGCCAGACAGTTCTGGCACTGGCTTATCTTTAtgggaacaaaaggattgggcctTGAAATTTCAACATCCCTGATCCTTCTTTCCTCAACATCTCATGGAAAAGATGAGCCACACCCATATACATTACAGAGTgtctgggttctaagggaactaagtgacgtgatagatagaccactattatatttagggactctactAAGACCGGGGTTGACCACTGGACTGGCATATTGCTAATGTGACTCCACTAtacaaaaggggtctaaaagagagcctggtaactgcaggctggtaagtctcacttcaataattgaaaaaatattagaagggtttctgagagacgccatcctggtatacctcaagaaaaacaccgatataactcctcatcagcctgggttcatgagggggtcgatcatgtcagaccagcTTGATCATCTTCTTCactgaagtaagttctaggctggacctgagtctattgatctcgtatatctggatttttcaaaaggatttgacaccgtgccacataataggtttatATATGAAATGAGACGGCTTAGTctaggcgaaaacgtgtgtagctgggtaaagaactggctcggagatagaaaaagaggatggtaataaatggttcatactgatggagccaccgttgctagtggggtaccacagggttcagtattaggccccattctgttcaatatatttatcaatgacctgataaatgacagtaaaatatcgatatttgcagatgatacgaaattatacaagataattaatacaacatagAATAATGTACAACTGCAATCGGTCCTAGATAAGCTGgcggcttgggtagaaaaatggcaaataaagttcaatgttgataaatataaggttatgcacatgggcaggagaaactgatgtcaccaatatacacttaatggggcactgctagggaaaagtgatatggaaaaagacctggggggactagtggattgtagactaaactggagtaaccaatgccagtcagctgctgcaaaagctaataaagtcttggggtgcattaaaagaggtataggggcgagggatgagaacattattcttccactatataaggcacttatcaggcctcacatggaatactgtgtacagttctggtcattgGTACtcgggaaggatgttgcagtgcttcagAGGATTCAAAGAAGGTcaattaaattaataaacagaatgaaaggactggaatacccagagaggcatcaaaattgggattatttaccctggaaaaaactgttaaggagcgaccaaataactatgtataaatacaggaGGGGACACTATAAGGATCtcacccatgatctgtttatacccaggactgtgacggtaataagagggcatccgctatggcTAGaataaagcaggtttcatcaccaacataagggttttttttttaatgtaagagcatttaaactgtggaactctctgcctgaggacatggtgatggcaaaaatcaTTTGAGAATTTTAAGAGGGGGACAAGACGTCTTTTTAGAGAGCTATgacattacagaatatagaccttaaataaccagcagggttgttgactTGGGtcttagaataatccctggatcactgtttgaaagttcctacctgattctgactgtcattatggaatCAGGAAGGATTTTCTTTCCCCCGAAGGGCCTAAtttggtttctgcctcattgggttttatttgccttcctcttgatcaactaGGAGGGTACAAACATGCCTTTACACCAAACGATGTATCGTTGGAATGAGCGAATAATGTGAGAGTTCTCTGACATCATTCGCCTGTTTTATAAAAAGACAAACATTTGCTCGCTATATCATCCAGTTGTTCATTCACTATATAAGTGAATGAGTGACTAAACAATCAGTATTTAAAAGCGAATACGCAAACAATGTGCGAACTAATTATTGTTCAATTATTCGATGTGTTTACACTGAAGAGTTATCTTCATTTTTGATTGTTTAAACTATATGTTTTAATTATAAGtttggtgtaaaagggccttaatagtCTCCTGGTAGAGCTGGAAGAGAGTCCTCACAGAGTTCAGGCAGTGTCAGACAAGCTATGTAGGGAGCTAGGGGTGTACATACCATAGAGGGAGAGCATGCAACTGCTCTGGGGCCCTTAGAGAGAGAGGGCCCCAGCTCTGATCCCATTTTGTAGTGAGAACATATACATGACCTTCCTCCTATAAGGAAATTCCTCGGAGGAATGGCTTAGAACAGAAATCAAACACCTGGGTGGCAAAACTGGATATTGTAATGGGGGCCAATTTAcatttttgctatggggccccactAGTTCTATGTATGCCACAGCAGGGAACCTGATCTGTGTATATATTGTTGGTTTCCTGCTTTATCTAATCAGTCAAACAATACAGCAGTCATTATAACACTTACCATCTCATAATACATGAGCTAGCTCAGTTTCAGTCTACATTGTAAAGTTAATAGGTAAACAACTTCAGAAAACCTCAGTGCCCAGTGTGAAAATTGGAatatttaagatttttttaaatatatggatATAATCACAGAAAGGGGgggaaaaacaccaaaaattatataaatttatTTAGAAATAAATTTATGAATTTGTTTTCACCgccatgtgaatggagtggcagaaacACCATCATTGGCATGGAAGGCAGATTGCGTGTGATTTAGATATAGATGACATCTCAAATGATATCTCTTAAACAGACGAtagtaaaaacgctgcatttgtAAATGCATTTTTAATAGGGCAGAGCTGCTTCGTACAGCGTTATTACTGCGCTTTTAGTGTAGTAACGCAAACAAATCAAACCGATGTCACCACTTTCATTTTTCCTTCCCGTGGCATAGAACACTGCgttcaaaaacacaataaaacgcTGTAGACAGCATTCTACCACATTTTTGACAGCATTGAAAGTGCTCCCCATCCACTTCAATAGACAACGCATTGCGTTTAAAAACGCTGAAACGCACGAAAAGAGCGCTCAAAAAATGCCGCGTTAGAAGTGCCGCACTTTATCGCttatctgagaagccccattgaagtgaatggagacttatttacagcgtttagcgtggCGGTTGAAACTCCACGCTAAACGCTGTAAGAAATGGCCTGTGTAAGATTGGCCTTAGACTTATTATAAAAGATGACGGATTTTAATCAAATTTAGATGTGTTCAAGTATGTGAAATTTACGTAGACTTAGACCCCCAAATATAGACATAGCTGGACTGGCTCACCAGAGAATCGAAGGAACCAGCAGAAGACCACCTCACTTGGAGGTGACTTTGAAGCAATCACTTGTCACTAGGGTTTATTTCTTATGAGATGAACCCAAATATTAGATATTGATGCTTTGTTCTATATGTACAATGATAACAAAAGGTTCAATACTCCAAAGTATAGCTGGAGTATGGACCCACAGAATCATTTTGCCTGGTGGGCCCCAGAAATCCCAGTGTGACAGTAAATATCGAGTTAGCTTACTTGGAGAGCTTGCTTAGTAGCTGTAGAAAAATATCTATCTACATGAGGACAGATGCATTAAGAAAACCAACAAGTAATGgtctttaatatttatttttaaaatataggATTTTTATTGAAAGTATATTATTACATATGATAAAGTAAAAGAACAATATGTAACATACGGTTACAGAGTTTTGGTTAACATTAACTAGAGACATTGCACACGGACTCAGCATCCAATCAAATATATTTAAAACAAtttgaaataaaataaagaaatgcTTAGTCAATATAACACCACACCAgtatttattaggaaattatagtgccggtatttctggtggcacaatgcgctacttactaatgtaatatagtgaaagggattggagttgtaagcacacggctgctgttttagaacctgtgatgtcacagtcatgtgatcaggggcgggacTCAGAGCCCCGGTGAAGGTATTGGAGTTgttagcacacggctgctgttttaggacctgtaatgacatcaccatcatgtgatcggggCCGTGCTCACggccccggtgactgatcacaaaacagtgacatcaccacatgtaactcacacagtcactcacggacaggtggtcattagtattttgattattAAGTATATTCAATGAGTTGTAGAGGTGGACATCCCAATATttctagaatttttattttttatttaaagcccATGTGTTCATGTATTCAAACCAACTATTATTATTAACAGTTAATTATGTCAAATATAGGAGGAATTGAGTTGTTGTTCCAAAACTGGGCAATAATAATTAAGAAGCAATTAAAATATGTAGTAAAGGAATACATAAGGTATTGGGAGATCGTTTCATGTCTAAATTTTACAAAGGTAGGGCAGGGTTAGATTTGAGATCAATTGTAAAACCTTAATCCAGAGACCAACAACATATGGACAATCCCACCATAAGTGGAGAAATGTACAATCTAATGAACCGCATCTCCAATAACAATTGGAAAATCGAAGTGATATTTTAAGAGTTTGAAGACATCTATAGAGCACTTTTTACAAAATTTTTCAAAATGGTTTGTACATCTAGATACTAAGAGTACTGAAGAAAACACTTGCAGGCATTGATCATCTGAAATTGGGATTTGTAAATCACTTTcccatttttaaaggggtttccatagGATCTAATGGATGACAATTTCAATCTAGTAACAGGTAGAAAGACCTGTATTAGAATTTTGGGAAGAAGGCCATGCATCTAGTTTTGAGGTGGGAAATTTTTAAGTAAATGGCAAACCTGAAAATATTTTCAAAGATCTGTTTTAAGTATTTGAAAATTAGAGGTGAGGTCAGTAAATGGCACAAAGTTTCCACTGTGCCAAAATTGGGGAATTTGAGATAAACTTAAAGTTTTCCAATTGGAAAGACATAGGTTCTCTACTGCAAGCTTGAGTAAATCTGTTGGTCTTTTGAAGAGGAAAATAAGTCATTTTTGAGCTATTAAGTAGATTTTTAGTGAGTATTTTCCTAAAAAGAAATTTTCAATCGGGatatccttaatagagatgagcgagtatactcgctaaggcacattacttgagcgagtatctccccgctcgtgtctcaagatttgggggccagcggggagcggtgggggagagcggggagatctccctctccctctctcccccccgcaactcacctgtcacccgcgccggcccccgaatctttagagacgagcggggagatacttgtctaaggcactacttgctcgagtgtgccttagcgagtatactcactcatctctaatccttaagcAAGAGAGACCTGAGCTGGTCCACAATGGTAGTaagtagaattaaataattgaaggGGAGTTTAGACCTTTTTTGATGTTGGAATAGGATATCAAATTTGACAATGGATTTCCTTTTCCTTTATGTAAAAGATTGGAGAAATTGGATACGTTTTAAGATATGAAATTGGTATATAGATGGGAACATTACGAGAGAAATATAGAATTTTAGAAAGCATTATCTTCACTGCTGAGCTTTTGCCAAACCAGAAAATCCCATTGCTTCTTAAATGTATCCACTTCTATTTAATAGATGAAATAAGGGTTTAAAGTTTGCATTGAATAGTTTTGAAGATGAATTGTGAAAAGTGTTCTCAAGTGGAGAAGGGCAACTCGACTCAATTAAATGTACTGGCTAGAGAAGATATCCCCAAtgaaccctgtcaaatgccttttccgcGTCGAATGACAAGAGCAAGGAAGGAATCCAGTGTTTTTCAGCAAATTCAATTAAGTTGATGAAACACCTCGTAGCATCGGAGGACTGTCTATCTTTGATAAATCCCACCTGGTCATATTAAATGAGATTTTAAAGAATATCTGCAAGTCTGGAAACTAGAATCTTGGCATAGATCTTATCAGAATTTAGTAGACAGATGGGTCTAAAATTTGCAGGAGTAGTGTGTGATTTGCCCGGATTGGGAAGGGCAATGATTAAAGAAGTTAACATTTCAGGAGGGAAGGAACTATCTTTAGCAGCATGGTTAAAATTCTTTTAAAGCTATTGAGCAAGAATACTGGCAAATGTTTTTATAGTATTAATTTGTAAAACCATCGGGTCCAGAATAGTTTTCAAAGAAGCTAGGGAGTCTGAAGTTTCTGAGATGGAAAACTCTTTATTAAGAGAT
The nucleotide sequence above comes from Eleutherodactylus coqui strain aEleCoq1 chromosome 2, aEleCoq1.hap1, whole genome shotgun sequence. Encoded proteins:
- the LOC136610843 gene encoding nodal homolog 2-A-like codes for the protein MSWVTAIVHFTIISMVLGMPSSLPGKQMRLPFQHSNPSPKATSSLHGSTDSHSRKHPPFMLKLYQILTLGNTTDLSSLEQSVVQDSDTILSLATKSCSTSTNLWELSFDMSSITSNIEIQLAELRMQFSSPERTLDATLNIYHSKEGEGKIFLGSVIVDFSSERGSTLKVMNITRIMQSYFHQRESSNNKEGMGDKSMSNSGEEHSCKEIFTNKAVLVVFANTPANLKGHPNLIQTVESSKYVMTPMPSIRKGRSVKNSIFRANFPIKPIEDGRPLCRRVDMMVDFQQYGWEEQVVYPKKFNAYRCEGACPIPLREIFKPTNHAYIKSLIQYYNSDSEVCSSCVPVKMGPLSMLMYDEGKVVKRNHEDIIVEECGCH